In Hevea brasiliensis isolate MT/VB/25A 57/8 chromosome 13, ASM3005281v1, whole genome shotgun sequence, a single genomic region encodes these proteins:
- the LOC110634007 gene encoding 4-coumarate--CoA ligase-like 9 produces MAAKAPEPTASCPNSTHSIDPNTGFCKETRTFHSLRPYTPLPPPNEPLSITQLVFSLLNSSTTNPTADTFLVNANTSHSITYAQFLSQTHSLSLALNAHYSLSTNDVAFILCPPSIQVPILYFSLLYLGVIISPANPLGSKSEVTHQIQLCKPKIAFATSQTAHKLPSLPLGTILIDSPEFLSLLTQSNATTHDLLNHVEVNQSDTAAILYSSGTTGRVKGVSLTHRNLIALISGVLHNNRVDPNEPEPHLVSLFTLPMFHVFGFIMLLTAAALGETVVLMERFDFEGMLRVVEKYKVNYMPVSPPLIVAFVKSELTKKYDLSSLLLLGCGGAPLGKEVADRFKEKFPQVEIVQGYGLTETGGGATRMTDPEECKMLGSVGRLAENMEAKIVDPVTGEALPAGQRGELWLRGPTIMKGYVGDEKATAETLDSEGWLKTGDLCYFDFQGFLYIVDRLKELIKYKGYQVPPVELEQLLQSNPEIADAAVIPYPDEEAGQIPMAYVVRKPGSNITEAQTMDFIAEQVAPYKKIRRVAFINSIPKTAAGKILRRELVSHALSGASSKL; encoded by the exons ATGGCGGCAAAAGCACCGGAACCTACTGCCAGTTGTCCCAATAGCACCCACTCCATTGATCCCAACACTGGTTTTTGTAAAGAAACTAGAACCTTTCACAGCCTGAGACCCTACACCCCTCTGCCACCACCAAATGAGCCTCTTTCCATTACCCAGTTggttttctctcttctcaactCTTCCACCACCAACCCCACCGCCGATACTTTTCTTGTCAATGCCAACACAAGCCATTCTATCACCTACGCTCAATTCCTGAGCCAGACCCACTCTCTTTCCCTCGCTCTCAATGCTCATTATTCTCTGTCTACCAACGACGTCGCTTTTATCCTCTGTCCTCCTTCTATCCAAGTCCCAATTCTCTATTTCTCTCTTCTTTATCTTGGCGTTATTATCTCTCCCGCCAACCCACTCGGTTCCAAGTCCGAGGTAACTCACCAAATCCAACTATGTAAGCCCAAAATCGCATTCGCCACGTCACAAACAGCTCATAAACTCCCTTCTCTCCCTCTCGGCACCATCCTCATCGACTCGCCTGAGTTCCTCTCGCTGTTGACCCAATCCAACGCCACCACCCATGACCTACTCAATCACGTTGAAGTGAACCAGTCTGACACCGCAGCAATTCTCTACTCCTCAGGAACAACCGGGAGGGTCAAAGGCGTATCTTTGACTCACCGGAACCTGATCGCCTTAATCTCTGGGGTCCTTCACAACAACAGGGTAGACCCGAATGAACCGGAACCTCACCTAGTATCACTTTTTACGCTGCCAATGTTTCACGTTTTTGGATTCATTATGTTGTTAACTGCTGCTGCGCTGGGGGAGACGGTGGTCTTGATGGAGAGGTTTGATTTTGAAGGAATGTTGAGAGTCGTGGAGAAGTACAAGGTCAATTACATGCCGGTTTCGCCGCCGCTGATTGTGGCGTTTGTGAAATCGGAATTGACCAAAAAGTATGATTTGAGCTCCTTGTTGTTGCTGGGATGCGGCGGTGCAcctctgggtaaggaggtcgccGATAGATTCAAGGAAAAATTCCCACAGGTGGAAATTGTCCAG GGATATGGGTTGACTGAAACTGGAGGTGGGGCGACAAGGATGACAGATCCTGAAGAGTGCAAGATGCTTGGCTCTGTTGGTCGCCTGGCCGAAAATATGGAAGCTAAGATTGTTGATCCTGTAACTGGAGAGGCTTTGCCTGCTGGCCAGAGAGGGGAGCTGTGGTTGCGAGGGCCAACTATCATGAAAG GTTATGTAGGAGATGAGAAGGCAACTGCTGAAACCTTGGATTCAGAGGGTTGGTTAAAGACTGGGGATCTTTGTTATTTTGACTTTCAGGGTTTCCTCTATATTGTTGATAGGTTGAAGGAACTGATCAAATACAAGGGATATCAG GTGCCCCCAGTTGAATTGGAACAGTTACTGCAATCCAATCCTGAAATTGCTGATGCTGCTGTGATTCC TTATCCTGATGAAGAGGCTGGGCAAATTCCCATGGCCTATGTAGTGAGAAAACCGGGAAGCAATATTACTGAGGCTCAGACTATGGATTTCATTGCAGAACAG GTTGCACCGTACAAGAAGATAAGGCGAGTAGCTTTTATCAATTCTATCCCAAAAACTGCAGCAGGGAAGATCCTGAGGCGGGAGCTGGTCAGTCATGCTCTCTCAGGTGCTTCATCCAAATTATGA